The proteins below are encoded in one region of Methanomassiliicoccus luminyensis B10:
- a CDS encoding class I SAM-dependent methyltransferase, protein MRHSPSEAWDREYSKPDPLWKGPPQADVSVSQGARVLELGCGNGKAIAALAKNASEVVAVDISRVALRACGAAVPSKVSLARADVLHLPFADRSFGEVAAFHVLEHISQHDRPLAVEEVRRVLVPGGIVHVRAFSTRDMRCGKGEEIEPMTFMRGNGIPYHYFTADELRSLFNGFEEVEMREATSPKRFDGKDYLRAELVAKYRA, encoded by the coding sequence ATGAGGCACTCGCCCTCGGAGGCGTGGGACCGAGAATATTCGAAGCCTGATCCATTGTGGAAAGGGCCCCCGCAGGCCGATGTGAGCGTTTCTCAGGGGGCGAGGGTGCTGGAGCTGGGCTGCGGGAACGGCAAGGCCATCGCCGCCCTCGCCAAGAACGCCTCGGAGGTGGTGGCCGTGGACATCTCGCGGGTGGCGCTGAGGGCATGCGGCGCGGCCGTTCCCTCCAAGGTAAGCTTGGCCCGGGCGGACGTGCTCCATCTCCCCTTCGCGGACCGGAGCTTCGGCGAGGTGGCGGCGTTCCACGTGCTGGAGCATATCTCCCAGCATGATCGCCCTCTCGCCGTGGAGGAGGTCCGCAGGGTCCTGGTCCCGGGCGGCATCGTGCATGTCCGAGCGTTCTCCACCAGGGACATGCGGTGCGGGAAGGGCGAGGAGATCGAGCCGATGACCTTCATGCGCGGGAACGGGATCCCGTACCACTACTTCACCGCGGACGAGCTCAGATCGCTGTTCAACGGGTTCGAGGAGGTGGAGATGAGGGAAGCGACCTCGCCCAAAAGGTTCGACGGGAAGGATTACCTCCGAGCGGAGCTGGTGGCCAAGTATCGGGCGTAG
- a CDS encoding FAD-binding oxidoreductase — MMGDQMGKDSPLARADLESLEGSVEGRIILPGDEEYDELRRVFNGSVDHRPSLILRCNGPGDVAEGVAFAREHDVLLSVKAGGGSVSGSSIQEDGMVLDLGLMKDIVIDEDGRTARVGPGLTWGELNKKAQAAHLAVPCGVFSSAGISGHTLDGGVGWLMGSYGLTADNLVSADVVTADGELVAASAEDHPDLFWALRGAGGNFGAVTSFTYKLHSVSKVYGGTVAWPMSMAIEVLRGARRLMKTIPDELDIILTLTEVPALGPAVAGLICYNGEAKQGEKALDPLIRVGRPDIDSLEMTSYHGLSKVAEPAVPTGLINYWRSGFMTGLSDDSIKALVSMARSLPSDESALHIWCHHGKVCRPRPDAAAFPHREKQFNVHLAAAWKEPRSNTRNTAWANRGWGEMKHHLTGAGYAGFTSRSEGSPARLFKGNQGRLQELKSKYDPGSMFRPEHAISPAGLR, encoded by the coding sequence ATGATGGGAGATCAAATGGGGAAGGACAGTCCGCTCGCTCGTGCCGATCTTGAAAGCCTCGAGGGAAGCGTGGAAGGGAGGATCATCCTCCCGGGGGACGAGGAGTATGACGAGCTTCGCAGGGTTTTCAACGGTTCGGTGGACCATCGCCCGTCGCTCATCCTTCGATGCAACGGCCCGGGCGACGTGGCGGAAGGCGTAGCCTTCGCCCGCGAGCACGACGTGCTGCTTTCCGTAAAGGCGGGCGGAGGCTCTGTAAGCGGCTCATCGATCCAGGAGGACGGCATGGTCCTGGACCTCGGCCTCATGAAGGACATCGTGATCGACGAGGACGGCCGGACCGCCAGGGTCGGCCCCGGGCTTACCTGGGGGGAGCTGAACAAGAAGGCCCAAGCCGCACACCTCGCGGTCCCCTGCGGGGTGTTCTCTTCCGCCGGCATCTCCGGCCACACCCTGGATGGAGGAGTGGGGTGGCTGATGGGCTCCTACGGGCTGACCGCCGACAACCTCGTCTCCGCCGATGTCGTCACCGCGGACGGCGAGCTTGTTGCCGCCAGTGCCGAGGACCACCCTGACCTGTTCTGGGCCCTCCGGGGGGCCGGCGGTAACTTCGGGGCTGTCACGTCATTCACGTACAAGCTCCACAGCGTCAGCAAGGTCTACGGGGGAACGGTGGCATGGCCCATGAGCATGGCCATAGAGGTGCTGAGAGGGGCCCGCCGGCTCATGAAGACCATACCGGACGAGCTGGACATCATCCTCACTCTCACCGAGGTCCCCGCCCTCGGGCCGGCCGTGGCCGGGCTGATATGCTACAACGGAGAAGCAAAGCAGGGGGAGAAGGCCTTGGACCCCCTGATAAGGGTGGGCCGGCCGGATATCGACTCCCTGGAGATGACCTCGTACCATGGCCTGTCCAAGGTGGCCGAACCCGCGGTCCCGACTGGCCTGATCAACTATTGGAGAAGCGGGTTCATGACCGGGCTGAGCGACGACTCCATCAAGGCCCTGGTCTCGATGGCCAGATCCCTCCCGTCCGACGAGTCCGCCCTTCACATATGGTGCCATCACGGAAAGGTGTGCAGGCCGCGCCCTGACGCCGCCGCGTTCCCTCACCGGGAGAAGCAGTTCAACGTGCATCTTGCGGCCGCTTGGAAGGAGCCGCGCAGCAATACCCGGAACACCGCCTGGGCCAACCGGGGGTGGGGCGAGATGAAGCATCACCTGACCGGGGCGGGCTACGCGGGCTTCACCTCCAGGAGCGAGGGCTCGCCGGCGCGCCTCTTCAAGGGCAACCAGGGCCGCCTTCAGGAGCTGAAATCGAAATACGACCCGGGGAGCATGTTCCGGCCGGAGCATGCGATCTCCCCTGCGGGGCTTCGATGA